In the Flavobacteriales bacterium genome, ATCTACATCAGCAATAATAATAGAAGGCATCACTATCTCTATTCTTCCATCATCCGATTTAGGGCTTTGTAATACACCGCCCAATGCGCTGCTAATACTCAGAAAGAGTGTTAGTAAGCCGCAAAAAAAAGAAATTAGATAGCTCCTCAAAAGTATTAGTTCTCTTTTTTGTTTTTTACAAAAAAGCTATGCAAAGTAAAACATACTAAAGCTTTCCGCCAAAGATCATAGACATAATTTTACAGGAATTGGAAAGCAATGAAGCCTTGAGGTTTTCAATCTTTGTAGTAGATTTATATTTGATATTATTTTAATTTAAAAGGATGCATTTAATACTAACCAATAATGGACTTAATCGTAAGCATGTCAGTATTGTATGTGCTTTACTTTTTAGTCTGGCATTATCGTTCCAACTCTCGGCCCAAGATCCTGAAGAAATCATTAGAAAGGCTGAAGAGAAACTACAAGGGGAGGCTAATTTGTCCGTTATCTCAATGACAATAGTTCGCCCTGACTGGACTAGAGAAATGGTAATGAAAAGTTGGTCGAAGGATTATAATAGATCTTTGATTCTCATAACATCTCCGGAGAGAGATAAAGGCACTGCTTTTTTAAAAAGAGATAAAGAAATGTGGTTCTGGCAATCGTCTATAGGTAGGGTTATCGAATTACCTCCTTCAATGATGATGCAATCCTGGATGGGATCGGACTTTATGAATGATGATTTGGTAAAGGAATCATCCAGCATTACTGACTATATGCACACCATGTTGCCTGATACAACTATTGATGGTAGGATTTGTTATCAAATACTATTAATGCCAAAAGAAGAAACACCCGTGGTATGGGGAAAAGTTCAGTTATGTATTGATAAAGTAGATTATATTCAAGTAATGTCTAAGATGTACGACGAAGATGGATATTTGATTAATACTATGTATGGATTGAATATTAAAGAAATCGGAGGCCGTGTTCTTCCAACTAGAATGGAAATGATACCGGCTGAAGAGGAGGGGTTTAAAACGATTATTGAGTATAAATCAATTGAGTTTGATATTGAACTAGAGGATGAGTTTTTCTCTATTCAGAACATGAAAATGGTGCGTTAGTAAATGTATTTTAAATTAGCTTGGAGAAATATATGGCGCAATAGGAAGCGGACAATAATTACAAGTAGTTCGATCTTGTTTGCGGTCTTTTTTTCGTGCTCAATGCGTTCAATGCAGCTAGGTAGTTACGATCGGATGATTGATAATGCTGTTAGGTTCCATACTGGCTACATTCAAATTCACAATCAAGGATATTGGGAAGATCAACAAGTTAATGATGCTTTTGTGGATGATGTTAAGATGATTGAAGATGTTAATAATGTTGAGTATGTGGATGTTGTGGTGCCTAGGCTTGAATCGTTTGTACTTGCTTCGGAAGAAGATAAAAGTAGAGGTGCCTTGTTGATAGGAATAAATCCTGAGTTGGAAGATCAACTCTCAAATTTGGAATCTAAGATAATAGAAGGTAGGTATATTCAATCCGATGATAAAGGAGTTATTGTTAGTACCGGCTTAATGGATTACTTAGAATTAAGTATTGGAGATACATTGGTTATGATAGGCCAAGGATATCACGGGGTTAATTCTGCAGGGAAATATCCGATTCTGGGATCAGTTAAAATAGCAAGTCCCGATTTAAATAGCAGATTGGTGTACTTGCCTCTAAAAGAAGCTCAATGGTTTTTTGGGGCAGAAGGTATGCTTACTAGTTTGGCCTTGGTAATTCCATCCACAAAAGTAATGGGGCAGGTTGTTGATGAACTTAAACACGTTGTTAATATTGATGATTTTGAAGTAATGGATTGGACTGAAATGATGCCAAGTTTAGTGCAGCAAATGGAAATGGATGTGGTGAGCGGATATATTATCATTGGTATTTTATATGCAATTATAGGTTTCGGGATATTCGGTACAGTGATCATGATGGTGGAAGAGCGTAAATATGAGATGGGTGTATTGTTAAGTATCGGAATGCGACGAAAGGTACTCAATAAAATTATGGCCTTAGAATCAATATTTATGACAATGATTGGAGTTATGGCTGGTTTGGTTCTGAGCTTTCCCTTGGCTTTATATTTTCATGTTAACCCAATACGATTTACAGGGAAAGAATATGTAGAAGCTTTTGATAAATTAGGAGTGGAGCCAGTAATGCCATTTTCTATAGATTCATCAATTTTCCTAAGTCAGGTGGTTGTTGTCTTAGTTCTAGCTATTTGTATAAGTATATATCCAGTAATTAAAGTTAATAATATCAAGCCTGTTGAGGCAATGAGAAAATAAAGCCATGCTTACACAAATCTCTTGGAGAAATATTTGGCGCAACAAAATGCGAAGCTGGATGGTAATTATTGCTATTGCTACTGGTATCTGGGCTGTCTCATTCGTAATGGCTTTCATTAATAGCTTTGGAGAGGCAATGGTAGATGCTGCTATTGAAACCCAAATCTCTCACGTGCAAATTCATCATAATGATTTTAAAGAGGATAAGCGTGTAGCAAGTTTTATGGATAATGATCCAGCTTTAATTGCGACTATTAAGAATATAGAAAACGTAAAGGCGGTCACTAGTAGGTTGGTTGTTTCTCAAGCCATGATAAAGACATCTAAGGGTACTCGAGGTGTTTTTGTGAAAGGAATAAATCCGGAATCCGAAAACGAAGTAACTCAATTGAAACTTAAACTAGATACGGGAAACTATTTTGATGGTAAAGGAAGGAATCCAATAATTGTAGGGAAAGTTCTTGCAGATAAGATGAGTTTAAAGCTAAGATCGTCGGTGGTTCTCCTATTTCAAGATCATAAAGGGGATGATATTAGAGTAAAATTCAGGGTGAAGGGGATTTATAGTACAGGCTTTGCAATTGAAGATCGAATTAATGTTTTCGTAGATAAACAAGATTTGTCGAGAATCTTAAACTTGAATGCAGAAGTACACGAAATTGCCGTTTTAGTGGATGATCTGAAAATGCTACCCAATGTTGTTGATCAGTTAAAGTTGCTTTATCCTCAGAGAACTGTGGAAACATATAAAGAAGTAGCTCCTTTTATTGGGTTGATGGAGGAACAAATCAAAATTAACATGTCATTTATTTTAGGGATAATTCTAGCTTCAATGGGTTTTGGAATAATTAATACAATGTTAATGGCTGTTTTAGAACGAACGCGTGAATTAGGGATGTTAATGGCTATAGGCATGAATAAACGCAAAATTTTTTCAATGATAATGATAGAGACTGTATTGTTAGCACTTGTTGGTGGTCCACTTGGTTTACTTCTCGGCTTCTTGTCTGTTAGATATTTTAACCACGTTGGGGTCGATTTTAGTGCATTTTCGGATGCCTTAAAACAGTTTGGAGTAAATGATAAAATTAGACCTTTATTAGACACGAGTATGTATTTAACTACACTACTAGCTGTTATCTGTACAGCTCTTATCAGTTCTATATACCCTGCAGTTAAAGCACTGAAATTGAAACCGGCCGAATCTATATAAATAATGAGCCTCATAGAAGTAACATCCGTTAAGAAAACATACAATCCTGAATCTGTTCCGGTAGAAGCTCTTCGAGGAGTGGATTTGAAAATTGAGAAAGGAGAATTTACTGCTATAGTAGGTCCTTCTGGATCGGGAAAAACAACTCTGCTTAATATAATTGGAGGTTTAGATCAGCCAACTGAAGGAACGGTGAATGTAGATGGGGTTTCTATTTCTGAATTGTCGGATAATGATTTAATTGATTTTAGGAAAAATCATATTGGCTTTGTTTTTCAATCTTATAATCTAGTACCCGTTCTTACAGTTAAAGAAAATATAGAGTTTATTATGTTGCTACAGGGAATACCCAAAGAAGAACGAGATGCTAGGACATTAGAACTGCTAACTGAGGTGGGCTTGTTGGATAAAATAGATAAACGTCCGTCTGAATTATCGGGAGGACAGCAGCAACGAGTAGCCGTTGCTCGAGCACTTGCTTCTCGGCCAAGGTTTGTATTGGCAGATGAGCCTACTGCTAATTTAGACTCTACCTCAACTGCTAACTTATTGCAAATAATGAAAGATCTGAACGAAAAAGAAGGAATGACTTTTGTTTTCTCTACACATGACCAACGCGTGATAAACGTTGCGACTCGAATAATTACTGTAGAGGATGGTAGGGTTCTTTCTAATGAAGCGAAATAGACCTTATGGAAATATTACAATTCTATTTTAGTAAGAAGTAAAATAGAGTTTTAAAAGTTTAAGTCTCATTTCTTTAACTCTCTCTAAAATAAAACATAGTATATTTGAGAACTTTAATGAAAATTGAGAACTTTAATAAAAAAGTTGATATGAAAAAAATAGTTTTTGCTTTTATAGGAGCTACGTTGCTTTTTGGTTGTGGTGAAGCAGGTCAAGAAAAAGAACTTGTAAAAGAAGTTTGTAGTTATGAGCTGGATTCAAAGAGCAGTACAGTTACTTGGACAGCTTTTAAAACTTCTGAAAAAAAAGGCGTATCAGGTACTTTCGATAGCTTTTCTATATCAACAGATACTGCATCGAATCCGATAAACATTTTACTAGGTGCTTCATTTAGTGCAGATATTTTAACTCCAAATACGAACAACCCTGCAAGAGATACTACGCTAATGGAAAATTTCTTTGGATTGCTTCAAGGTGATGATATTTCAGGGAAAATTATTTCTGCTGCCGATGGTAGAGGAGTTATTGAAGTAAATATTAATAACAAAGCAATGAAATACGATTTTGGATTCTCATTTACCGATTTGGTATACAAAATTAATTTCCAGATCAATCTAGATAGTTTAGGTGCAGACAGTGCATTAGCAGGTATTCACGAGGCGTGCGGTCAGTTGCATATAGGCGAAGATGGTGTAAGTGCATTGTGGCCTACGGTTAACGTTGAAATAATCAGCACTGTTATAGAAACCTGTAAATAAATTACTTCGAATAGATTTTGAATTTCTCGAGTTCCTTGGGATAAATCTTTTTAAGATCCACGTTAAGTGAATTAGCCAAGGCAAATAGGTCGAACAATACCCCGCCAAAACCTTCTTCTAACTCACCCTCTTTTAGCTCTATAGGAAAAGAACCTTCTTTTTTTGACACCGATGTAGCCAATTCAACGGTTTCTTCAATTAAATGAAGTGCTCTTGTTCTTACATCAAGTTGATAAATTTCTTGAAATGTATTGAGTACCTCTCCTGTTGCATGTTGAGATTTATCCATGTTTTTAGTGTTTGGTGTACGTCTGTTGAACGGGAAATTTGAATTTTTCTGAATTCTCTCGTATTATGAATTATAAATACTTGATGTAAAGGTAATTATTAGAAGATTTAATAAATTACATTAATTCTGAATTATTTATAGAAATGACCAATAAAGATTCTTCCTTCATATTCTCTCTGTTTATCTTCCTTTTAGTTTTTGGATTAGACCTTAACGCTCAGAAAATTAAAGGTGCAGACCAAGACTCAATTTCCGATCCCTATGAAATGGGTTTAGAGAAGTTAATGCAACTTACAATGCGTAGGTCTTCTATTGTAGGCTTTGGTTACGCACACGATAAAGGGGAATTTGAAATAGAATATCAAAAAGTTAAGGTTGCTTTCTTAGATAATTTTGAATTGGATAAAGTGGTTAGTTCGAAAGATCTGTTGTACGGAAGTGGCTTTGGGGCAGGTGCGTCTTTAGCTCGAGAAATACCAGACGAACTGAATATAGATGAACACCGCCTTCGAATTATGTATTCCCCTTGGAATGAATCCTCAATCTCTGTAGAATCTGGTTATCGATGGAATTTGATGAGAGTAATTAGTGCTGACTTAGAACAGGTAGGAAAAAATTACAACGTTATTTCTAAGGGGTTTACGGATACTAAAGTAATGTTGAATTTAGAAATGATTGATAAGGATTTAACAATGGTATTATTGAATATGGGTGTTTCATTGCCAACAGGGGCAATAGATCAAAAATATAATTCCAACGTCTTTAACGATGAAGTCAGTTTTGGATACATAATGCAGACTGGATCGGGAACTTTTGATCCAATTATTGAAAGTGTTTATATGCGTACTGGGGCTAAAACATCAATTGGACTAAAGGGAACAATGATTAATAGAATATATACCAACGAGAATAACTACAGATATGGACATCATTACAGCGCTGTTACCGGTATTGGACGTAAATGGATGGAAGGCTTTGGAACTACATTTAGATTCGATTTTAATAAATGGAATAGAGTGGTTGGTGTAGATAGCTCAATGGACCCGATGCTTTCCCCAATAAATAGAGCAGAGAATACAAGTGGAGTCAGACTGGATGGCTCGGTAGGAATAGTTTTTGATATGCCAAAGAAAAATGGAATAAAGGGTTTAACCTTCATCGCTGATTTTAGATATCCAATTTATCAAATGCTAGATGGTCCACAGCTCGGAATAGATAATCAATTCGTGATTACAGTTAAATATACTGGTGGAGATAACAAGTTATAGGATTGCTGAAAAAGATTAAAATATCATTTTTTATATGCTTGTCATTTTACATGATAAGCCTCACTGGTACTCTGTTTGGGCAGCAGTTGGATTCAAAATATGAAGCATTATTTATTTACAATTTTACTAAGTACATTGAGTGGAAAGACAATGGGACCGAAGCTTTCGTTGTTTCGGTATTGGGAAAAGGGGATATATATAATGAGCTGGTGAAAATGGCTAACTCAAAAAAAATAGCGGGCAAACAAATTGTTATCGCTTCTTATGTTAATGCAATAGATATAACTTCTTGCGACGTTGTTTTTGTGACTTATAAGAGTAGTGATCAATTATCTCTTGTTTTAGAAAGGATGAAGGGCTCTCCAACGTTAATTGTATCTGAAAAACCAGGAATGGCTCAACAGGGCTCTGGGATTAATTTTTTAAACAGGGGGGGGAAATTAACTTTTGAGTTAAATAAAACAAGGATCGATGAATCTGGGTTGAAAGTATTTGGAGTCTTGAGTCAATTAGCAATTAAGCTATACTAGTTCACATTTTCAAGTTGTTGGTTATTTTAACTGTAATACCCCGTTACACTTATTATACTATATAAGTAGCTTATTTCCTTTTAGACTTCATAATGTTTCTGTGAAAATTAACAGCGAGAGATTCTGCTAAAGAAATAGCTCGTATCGAATTATCTTCTGTATAGTTCTCCTGGATATTTGCTCTCCATAATTCTAGCCAGCGATCAAAGTGCGATTGTTAAATTTATAATTAGCCTGCATATCAACCCATAAATGAATTGCGCCTGCATGACCATCGTAAGTGCGTGTACCCAGAAGGGCCGAATCCAAGAATCGGTTAGCTTCTCATAATGATCTTCCCATATTTCTTGTGTATGAAGATGGTTGTTGAAAAAGGATTGAGGATACTGTCTTTTTGAACAATACTATAAAAGTCCACGACCATTTTTTTTTATACTAATTCGGTTGCTAAACTTTGTTTTCATATTGATCAAAACGATTGAATTCGCTATAGAGTTTCATGACTTAGTTTAATTTCAATGGCTTTTATCCATGGTAGTGAAGCTTCATATTCTTCTAATAGAAAATATGTGACCCAATCTTTAAAAACTGCTTTTTTCCAATTGTTATCAGCTTCAACGTTGCTATACATTTCAGGTCTTATATTTACCTCTAATAATCGGGGTTGGTTAAGCTCATTTAATATAATATCCACTCCTAAGAGTTGTGCAAAAGGCGTATTGGGATTCAGTTTGTCGTTTATTATTCTATGTTGAATAGACTTCGTAAGATCTGATATGAAACTAGATACTGCACGCCAGAATTCTGTTTGATCGAGAGATGGCTCACTCCGAAAGAGGTCTTCTGTGGTTTTAGGAAGATTGATGCCAGGAACGATATTGTTATCTGTAATGATTTCTTTGCTGTTAGAACTATATACTAACTTTCCCTGTTCTAGGATGTGCCCAGTTAATACATTGTTTTTTACCGTAAATAATGTGTAAAATCGAATATGGAATATTTGCTCGTCTAGTATTGATGTGCACTTTATAATTCTTTGTACCACGAGATGTCTATCTCTATTGATTACTTGACCAATGTCTTTTGCCGTGATTAGTTCGATGCTTTTTCTTTTTTGCATTCTTCCTTTAGCAATAAACACTTCATCTGGATTGGAAGTGCTTAATTCAAGTAATGCTTTTCTGTCTGATTCTAATCTGAGTACATAAGTTTCAGGAAGTATTTCTAAAGTATGGCGCCTGCCAAACTTCTCTAACATTGACATCCAGAGCCATTCTTTTTTTGCAATAAATAATATTCCTGGTATCTGCATGTAATACTTACAGTCTTTTCTGGAGATAGCGTCTTTTAGAGGCGTGATGGATTTACTAGCTGCACTGAAGTAAATATCTGCCTTACCTGTAATTGTAGGAATAATGCCGTTTTCAAGGAGCAGTTCTTGTGTTTTCTTAGCAGTTCTTGGGTTTATTTGAACGTGCATAA is a window encoding:
- a CDS encoding outer membrane lipoprotein-sorting protein — protein: MHLILTNNGLNRKHVSIVCALLFSLALSFQLSAQDPEEIIRKAEEKLQGEANLSVISMTIVRPDWTREMVMKSWSKDYNRSLILITSPERDKGTAFLKRDKEMWFWQSSIGRVIELPPSMMMQSWMGSDFMNDDLVKESSSITDYMHTMLPDTTIDGRICYQILLMPKEETPVVWGKVQLCIDKVDYIQVMSKMYDEDGYLINTMYGLNIKEIGGRVLPTRMEMIPAEEEGFKTIIEYKSIEFDIELEDEFFSIQNMKMVR
- a CDS encoding ABC transporter permease, which produces MQLGSYDRMIDNAVRFHTGYIQIHNQGYWEDQQVNDAFVDDVKMIEDVNNVEYVDVVVPRLESFVLASEEDKSRGALLIGINPELEDQLSNLESKIIEGRYIQSDDKGVIVSTGLMDYLELSIGDTLVMIGQGYHGVNSAGKYPILGSVKIASPDLNSRLVYLPLKEAQWFFGAEGMLTSLALVIPSTKVMGQVVDELKHVVNIDDFEVMDWTEMMPSLVQQMEMDVVSGYIIIGILYAIIGFGIFGTVIMMVEERKYEMGVLLSIGMRRKVLNKIMALESIFMTMIGVMAGLVLSFPLALYFHVNPIRFTGKEYVEAFDKLGVEPVMPFSIDSSIFLSQVVVVLVLAICISIYPVIKVNNIKPVEAMRK
- a CDS encoding ABC transporter permease — its product is MLTQISWRNIWRNKMRSWMVIIAIATGIWAVSFVMAFINSFGEAMVDAAIETQISHVQIHHNDFKEDKRVASFMDNDPALIATIKNIENVKAVTSRLVVSQAMIKTSKGTRGVFVKGINPESENEVTQLKLKLDTGNYFDGKGRNPIIVGKVLADKMSLKLRSSVVLLFQDHKGDDIRVKFRVKGIYSTGFAIEDRINVFVDKQDLSRILNLNAEVHEIAVLVDDLKMLPNVVDQLKLLYPQRTVETYKEVAPFIGLMEEQIKINMSFILGIILASMGFGIINTMLMAVLERTRELGMLMAIGMNKRKIFSMIMIETVLLALVGGPLGLLLGFLSVRYFNHVGVDFSAFSDALKQFGVNDKIRPLLDTSMYLTTLLAVICTALISSIYPAVKALKLKPAESI
- a CDS encoding ABC transporter ATP-binding protein produces the protein MSLIEVTSVKKTYNPESVPVEALRGVDLKIEKGEFTAIVGPSGSGKTTLLNIIGGLDQPTEGTVNVDGVSISELSDNDLIDFRKNHIGFVFQSYNLVPVLTVKENIEFIMLLQGIPKEERDARTLELLTEVGLLDKIDKRPSELSGGQQQRVAVARALASRPRFVLADEPTANLDSTSTANLLQIMKDLNEKEGMTFVFSTHDQRVINVATRIITVEDGRVLSNEAK
- a CDS encoding YceI family protein; the encoded protein is MKKIVFAFIGATLLFGCGEAGQEKELVKEVCSYELDSKSSTVTWTAFKTSEKKGVSGTFDSFSISTDTASNPINILLGASFSADILTPNTNNPARDTTLMENFFGLLQGDDISGKIISAADGRGVIEVNINNKAMKYDFGFSFTDLVYKINFQINLDSLGADSALAGIHEACGQLHIGEDGVSALWPTVNVEIISTVIETCK
- a CDS encoding YfiR family protein: MISLTGTLFGQQLDSKYEALFIYNFTKYIEWKDNGTEAFVVSVLGKGDIYNELVKMANSKKIAGKQIVIASYVNAIDITSCDVVFVTYKSSDQLSLVLERMKGSPTLIVSEKPGMAQQGSGINFLNRGGKLTFELNKTRIDESGLKVFGVLSQLAIKLY